The following coding sequences are from one Tautonia rosea window:
- a CDS encoding cell surface protein gives MARSSTKKSSNKTLESNTGGPPAVVSGTQKYLDQALEVLKKFDVTPKPDLTHEMIRLLEEVKHVDEPRVLAIGNTVRYMSSFNRLVRDNVENINVGDRYLEITQAFDSVREDSKALINQLSDGKIGPIERAQNLWMRMRRGSPAARFDKIAETYKEVAADTKDQLDREEAIMDGYIDFRFALKEAEIAARELFEIYSPQYEATKVRLAEAQREIDDAPEDDPAVKARLELTRDEARDAYEESDRTYQLLKDIAEDLAIGYDVGETLITKLKQTHDVKDRVYRRSVTFFTTNEHVFTVLGTVYTSQHGLHEATQSHEAMKEGINRGLEDVAELGRELEHAAIKAGYGSTIRPESVEKLVRAISDYQVDSLKLIAELRQESEQNAAEIRRVVEEGKQRYQETLARLALGGGTASKSAALENK, from the coding sequence ATGGCCCGATCTTCCACGAAAAAGTCGTCGAACAAGACTCTTGAATCGAACACAGGAGGGCCGCCGGCCGTCGTCTCAGGAACGCAGAAGTACCTGGACCAGGCATTGGAGGTTCTCAAAAAGTTCGATGTGACCCCAAAGCCGGATCTCACTCACGAGATGATCCGGTTGCTGGAGGAGGTCAAGCACGTCGATGAGCCGAGGGTTCTGGCCATCGGCAACACCGTAAGGTACATGAGCAGCTTTAACAGGCTCGTGCGAGACAACGTTGAAAACATCAACGTCGGCGACCGCTATCTCGAGATCACCCAGGCATTCGACTCGGTCCGAGAGGACTCCAAAGCACTGATTAACCAGCTCTCCGACGGCAAGATCGGCCCGATCGAGCGTGCTCAAAACCTTTGGATGCGGATGCGAAGAGGGAGCCCGGCCGCACGCTTCGACAAGATCGCCGAAACCTACAAAGAGGTCGCCGCCGACACCAAGGATCAGCTCGATCGCGAAGAGGCGATCATGGACGGCTACATCGACTTCCGCTTCGCTCTGAAGGAGGCCGAGATTGCCGCCCGGGAACTCTTCGAGATCTACTCGCCGCAGTACGAGGCTACCAAGGTTCGCCTTGCCGAGGCGCAACGGGAGATCGACGACGCCCCCGAGGACGACCCCGCGGTCAAGGCGCGGCTGGAGCTGACCCGCGACGAAGCCCGGGACGCCTACGAAGAGTCCGACCGCACCTACCAGCTCCTCAAGGATATTGCCGAGGACCTGGCGATCGGCTACGACGTGGGCGAGACGCTGATCACCAAGCTGAAGCAGACCCACGACGTAAAAGACCGGGTCTACCGCCGTTCGGTCACCTTCTTTACCACGAATGAGCACGTCTTTACCGTGCTGGGGACGGTCTACACCTCGCAGCATGGCCTGCATGAGGCGACCCAGTCTCACGAAGCGATGAAGGAGGGGATCAACCGGGGCCTGGAGGACGTTGCTGAGCTGGGCCGAGAGCTTGAGCACGCGGCGATCAAGGCTGGTTACGGCTCGACAATCCGGCCTGAGTCGGTCGAAAAGCTTGTCCGGGCGATCTCCGACTACCAGGTCGACTCGTTGAAGCTGATCGCCGAGCTGCGGCAGGAGAGCGAGCAGAACGCCGCCGAGATTCGTCGAGTTGTCGAAGAGGGCAAGCAGCGATACCAGGAGACGCTTGCTCGCCTCGCCCTCGGCGGCGGTACCGCCTCCAAGTCGGCCGCCCTTGAGAACAAGTGA
- a CDS encoding DUF6384 family protein has protein sequence MPPPQSTTLLPTEPAPSGSPGDPSLGEMLQILEASARMRKDRDLVAEQLNLNEVKARLRDRILAAARASGDPVRPEEVDVAIDHYYDSLYDFREPPLSPEVALAHLYVRRWSLSAVLVTFGIGLALLWLLLLRPMAPLSPSARTERAVASLNQRIEQQASQLTALAEGPEAANRIEQLRNEALALVEIQDTAGLERVQARLDLLGEALQAEYDVEIVREPGRMSGIDTYYNDDQGRRLAGYYLIVEARGPDGRPLPRPIRNEETGQTTTVTTWAERVPEAVYQRLLNDKQADGRVDDFLFAVKRRGQPDEQVRMLGEDGRPLSRLGQITEW, from the coding sequence ATGCCCCCGCCGCAGTCAACGACCTTGTTGCCGACAGAGCCAGCCCCCTCGGGCAGCCCAGGCGATCCGAGCCTCGGGGAGATGCTTCAGATCCTTGAGGCCTCCGCCCGGATGCGCAAGGACCGCGACCTGGTGGCCGAGCAGCTCAACCTCAACGAGGTGAAGGCCCGCCTCCGAGACCGAATTCTTGCCGCCGCCCGGGCCTCAGGAGACCCCGTCCGCCCCGAGGAGGTCGATGTGGCGATCGACCACTACTACGATTCACTCTACGACTTCCGAGAGCCCCCGTTGAGCCCCGAGGTCGCCCTGGCCCACCTCTACGTTCGGCGATGGTCGCTCTCTGCCGTGCTCGTGACCTTCGGCATCGGGCTCGCGCTTCTTTGGCTGTTGCTGCTCCGGCCGATGGCCCCACTGTCTCCCTCTGCCAGGACCGAACGGGCCGTCGCCTCACTGAACCAGCGAATTGAGCAACAAGCGTCCCAGCTTACCGCCCTGGCTGAGGGCCCCGAGGCTGCAAATCGCATCGAACAGCTCCGGAACGAAGCTCTCGCCCTTGTCGAGATTCAGGACACCGCCGGTCTGGAGCGGGTCCAGGCTCGGCTCGATCTCCTCGGTGAGGCGCTCCAGGCCGAGTACGACGTCGAGATCGTTCGAGAGCCCGGCCGAATGAGCGGCATCGACACTTATTACAACGACGATCAGGGCCGTCGCCTCGCCGGCTACTACCTGATCGTCGAAGCCCGAGGGCCCGACGGCCGACCCTTGCCACGCCCCATTCGCAACGAGGAGACGGGGCAGACCACTACCGTCACAACCTGGGCCGAACGGGTTCCCGAGGCGGTCTACCAACGACTTCTCAACGACAAACAGGCCGACGGCCGGGTCGACGATTTCCTCTTCGCTGTCAAGCGAAGGGGGCAGCCGGACGAACAGGTCCGTATGCTCGGAGAGGACGGCCGTCCCCTCTCTCGGCTCGGACAGATCACGGAGTGGTGA